The Microbacter sp. GSS18 genome has a segment encoding these proteins:
- a CDS encoding amylosucrase has protein sequence MTMLDTDAAADGARILARLEDAHGTDADLRRRIEEHLPTLHGLFAELYGDREDAFEQLTAVVDEAAASWRARSLELRARDQQREDDPEWFRSQRMLGGVCYVDRYAGSLAGIREQIPYFRELGLTYLHLMPLFECPEGNSDGGYAVSSYRRVDPRLGTMGDLASLAADLRMAGISLVVDFIFNHTSDEHEWARKAVEGVAGYEDFYLIFPDRSMPDAYERTTREIFPDDHPGSFIQLPDGRWIWATFHSFQWDLNYANPAVFRAMAGEMLFLANQGIEVLRMDAVAFIWKQLGTPCESLPEAHLLLRAFNAVLRIAAPSLLFKSEAIVHPDEVIQYISPGECQLSYNPLQMALTWEALATRRAALLQQALDTRHALPEGTSWVNYVRSHDDIGWTFSDEDAAQYGIDGFAHRRFLNDFYVKGIQESFARGVAFQENPRTGDARITGTTASLAGIEAHDRGGEDRVVLAHAIALSTGGIPLLYLGDEVGQLNDYSYRDDPAEAGDSRWVNRPRRSEELYARRNDPSTVAGRVYARLSTLIAARKATPEFAGNALIPFHAPHPSIVGYQRPAQDDGMHRVLVLANMGDDPAVVDPVTLSGFERRARDVLTGAAVDLDDGLLLGAHKFVWLRVDALW, from the coding sequence ATGACGATGCTCGACACGGATGCCGCCGCGGACGGCGCCCGCATTCTCGCGCGCCTCGAGGACGCGCATGGCACCGATGCCGACCTGCGGCGACGGATCGAGGAGCACCTGCCGACGCTGCACGGCCTGTTCGCGGAACTCTACGGCGACCGCGAGGACGCGTTCGAACAGCTCACGGCCGTCGTCGATGAAGCCGCGGCATCGTGGCGCGCGCGATCGCTCGAGCTGCGGGCCCGGGATCAGCAGCGCGAGGACGATCCGGAATGGTTCCGATCGCAGCGGATGCTGGGCGGGGTCTGCTACGTCGACCGCTACGCCGGCTCGCTCGCCGGCATCCGCGAGCAGATCCCCTACTTCCGCGAACTCGGGCTGACCTACCTGCACCTGATGCCGCTGTTCGAGTGCCCCGAAGGCAACAGCGACGGCGGGTACGCGGTCTCGAGCTACCGCCGGGTCGATCCCAGGCTCGGCACGATGGGCGATCTCGCGTCCCTCGCCGCGGACCTGCGCATGGCGGGCATCTCGCTGGTGGTCGACTTCATCTTCAACCACACCAGCGACGAACACGAGTGGGCCCGGAAGGCGGTGGAGGGCGTCGCCGGGTACGAGGACTTCTACCTGATCTTCCCCGACCGCTCGATGCCCGACGCGTACGAGCGCACCACCCGCGAGATCTTCCCCGACGACCACCCCGGATCCTTCATCCAGCTGCCGGACGGGCGGTGGATCTGGGCGACGTTCCACTCGTTCCAGTGGGATCTGAACTACGCCAACCCGGCGGTCTTCCGGGCCATGGCGGGCGAGATGCTGTTCCTGGCGAACCAGGGCATCGAGGTGCTGCGGATGGATGCCGTCGCGTTCATCTGGAAGCAGCTCGGCACGCCGTGCGAATCGCTGCCCGAGGCGCACCTGCTGCTGCGGGCGTTCAACGCCGTGCTGCGCATCGCGGCGCCGTCGCTGCTGTTCAAGTCGGAGGCGATCGTCCACCCCGACGAGGTGATCCAGTACATCTCTCCCGGCGAGTGCCAGCTGTCGTACAACCCGCTGCAGATGGCACTCACGTGGGAGGCGCTCGCGACCCGCCGGGCCGCGCTCCTCCAGCAGGCCCTGGACACCCGGCACGCTCTGCCCGAGGGCACGTCGTGGGTGAACTACGTCCGCAGCCACGACGACATCGGCTGGACCTTCTCGGACGAGGATGCCGCCCAGTACGGCATCGACGGCTTCGCCCACCGGCGGTTCCTCAACGACTTCTACGTCAAGGGCATCCAGGAGTCGTTCGCGCGCGGCGTGGCATTCCAGGAGAACCCGCGCACCGGCGATGCGCGCATCACGGGGACCACGGCGTCCCTCGCCGGCATCGAGGCGCACGATCGGGGCGGCGAGGACCGGGTCGTGCTCGCGCACGCGATCGCCCTGTCGACCGGCGGCATCCCGCTGCTGTATCTCGGCGACGAGGTGGGCCAGCTCAACGACTATTCGTATCGCGACGACCCGGCCGAAGCCGGCGACAGCCGGTGGGTGAACCGGCCGCGCCGGTCCGAGGAGCTCTATGCGCGGCGCAACGACCCGTCGACGGTCGCCGGACGCGTCTACGCACGGCTCTCGACGCTCATCGCCGCCCGCAAGGCGACACCCGAGTTCGCCGGCAACGCGCTCATCCCGTTCCACGCGCCGCATCCGTCGATCGTGGGCTACCAGCGTCCGGCACAGGATGACGGGATGCACCGCGTGCTCGTGCTGGCCAACATGGGCGACGACCCCGCCGTCGTCGATCCCGTGACGCTCTCGGGCTTCGAGCGGCGCGCGCGCGACGTGCTCACCGGAGCCGCGGTCGATCTCGACGACGGACTGCTGCTCGGCGCCCACAAGTTCGTGTGGCTGCGCGTCGACGCGCTGTGGTGA
- a CDS encoding tyrosine-protein phosphatase, translating into MALRHLDVDGLANARDLGGLARTGGATTPTGVFFRSEALDRVTDDGWAALCALGVTTVVDLRRPEERTAAVPDGIDRVVVDLDGTDRGFWDPLEADGRWGTPLYYLDHLERMPGRMRAVLDALVAAREGAVLFHCGAGWDRTGFVSAVLLRALDVTTEAAAADYLASFGNAEAMESLRGSSSHVTERLAVLERHGHTPESAFTAVYEGIDLDAWFAAADVSAAARAGVRTWRGAVA; encoded by the coding sequence GTGGCATTGCGGCATCTCGACGTCGACGGACTCGCCAACGCGCGCGATCTCGGCGGGCTCGCGCGGACGGGCGGCGCGACGACCCCGACCGGGGTCTTCTTCCGCTCGGAGGCGCTCGACCGCGTGACCGACGACGGGTGGGCCGCGCTGTGTGCTCTCGGGGTGACGACCGTCGTCGATCTGCGCCGACCCGAGGAGCGCACCGCCGCCGTGCCCGACGGGATCGACCGGGTGGTGGTGGACCTCGACGGCACGGACCGGGGGTTCTGGGACCCGCTCGAGGCGGACGGCCGCTGGGGGACGCCGCTGTACTACCTCGACCACCTCGAGCGGATGCCGGGGCGGATGCGGGCGGTGCTGGATGCGCTCGTCGCCGCCCGCGAGGGCGCCGTCCTGTTCCACTGCGGCGCGGGATGGGACCGCACGGGGTTCGTATCGGCCGTGCTGCTGCGAGCGCTCGACGTCACGACCGAAGCCGCCGCCGCCGACTATCTGGCCTCGTTCGGCAATGCGGAGGCGATGGAGTCGCTGCGCGGCAGCTCATCTCACGTCACCGAGCGTCTGGCGGTGCTCGAGCGGCACGGGCACACGCCCGAGTCCGCGTTCACCGCCGTCTACGAGGGCATCGACCTGGACGCCTGGTTCGCCGCGGCGGACGTCTCCGCGGCCGCCCGCGCCGGCGTGCGGACGTGGCGTGGGGCGGTGGCCTAG
- a CDS encoding Cof-type HAD-IIB family hydrolase produces the protein MPFPSPDLKLIAVDMDGTLLDGEGHVPEALWPLLARLTELGILFVPSSGRQLATLRRIFEGHEADMVFIAENGAYVVHGDEEISSDAMDPAFAETVIRRVRDLVAAGSDLGLVVCGKRSAYIERTGDAFRTEADRYYAALEETDDLLTVDDQILKLAIFDFDEAAATAPALEDWTATHQVVVSGHHWIDVMNQGVNKGVALERLQTAAGVTRAQSAAFGDYLNDLELLEAADLSFAMANAHPDLIARARYRAPANTENGVITTVERMLG, from the coding sequence ATGCCCTTTCCCTCGCCCGATCTGAAGCTCATCGCCGTCGACATGGACGGCACACTCCTCGACGGCGAGGGGCATGTCCCCGAGGCCCTGTGGCCGCTGCTTGCGCGCCTGACCGAGCTCGGCATCCTGTTCGTGCCGTCCAGCGGCCGCCAGCTGGCGACGCTTCGCCGCATCTTCGAGGGGCACGAAGCCGACATGGTCTTCATCGCCGAGAACGGCGCCTATGTCGTGCACGGCGACGAGGAGATCAGTTCAGATGCCATGGACCCGGCGTTCGCCGAGACCGTCATCCGTCGCGTGCGCGACCTCGTAGCGGCGGGCTCGGACCTCGGGCTCGTCGTGTGCGGCAAGCGCTCGGCGTACATCGAGCGCACCGGCGACGCGTTCCGGACCGAGGCCGACCGGTACTACGCCGCGCTCGAAGAGACCGACGACCTGCTCACCGTCGACGACCAGATCCTCAAGCTCGCGATCTTCGACTTCGACGAAGCGGCCGCCACCGCCCCGGCGCTGGAGGACTGGACGGCGACCCATCAGGTCGTGGTGTCGGGACATCACTGGATCGATGTCATGAACCAGGGCGTCAACAAGGGCGTCGCCCTCGAGCGCCTGCAGACGGCGGCGGGTGTGACGCGCGCGCAGTCCGCGGCGTTCGGGGACTATCTCAACGACCTCGAGCTGCTCGAAGCCGCGGACCTGTCGTTCGCGATGGCCAACGCCCACCCCGACCTGATCGCCCGGGCGCGCTACCGCGCCCCCGCCAACACCGAGAACGGCGTCATCACGACGGTGGAGCGGATGCTCGGCTGA
- a CDS encoding glucose PTS transporter subunit IIA, with protein MAASPAADIVEKVGGAGNIQSLTHCATRLRFQLVDGAAVDKGAVEAIPGVMGAVPQAGDRYQVVIGGGVQNVYNDIMALPGMGGGGGGGDSAADIKARERAKGPRGKVAWIDGLFEFLSDSFRPILGALLGASFFITFMALMSTLGVIGNWADPRTVLPPSWQFVNLMWQSVFVFLPLLVAYNAAKKVGADPWVGFAVMAVVMLPGFTALAANPEASTIVAFGSEVTVIPIFGVPLTIFDYSSQVFPPLLMAAVLGPLYRGLKKIIPDNLQLIFVPFLAMLVMIPLTAFLIGPIGVYVGAWLAQGLAAINTWSPFVFAILIPLAYPFMVPLGLHWPINAIMLLNIQTLGYDFIQGPMGAWNFACFGATAGVLVLAWRERDKQMRQTATGALAAGLFGGISEPSLYGIHLRFKRIYPRMLVGCAVGGIIIGVGGGVKTQAFVFTSLLTIPAFDNILLYTIAIGAAFATSMVLVMLSGYKPKEAKAVAEAGVTVADIASRKGGESSDTLIAAAAPRTVNPADVALHVLSPLAGTVVPLSEVPDPVFGSGTMGPGAAIEPSGDTVYAPGPGLVAAAQPTGHAFGLVLDGDVELLIHVGIDTVNLKGEGFTVHVKNGDRIDEGTPLVTFDRSVIEAAGYPLITPVIVLNAEQFGDVRPAVKGAVTPGAPLIEVIAKQEAPKV; from the coding sequence ATGGCTGCAAGTCCTGCCGCTGACATCGTCGAGAAGGTCGGCGGCGCCGGCAACATCCAGAGCCTGACGCACTGCGCGACAAGACTGAGGTTCCAGCTCGTCGACGGGGCCGCCGTCGACAAGGGGGCGGTCGAGGCGATACCGGGCGTCATGGGGGCCGTGCCGCAGGCGGGCGACCGATACCAGGTCGTCATCGGCGGCGGCGTCCAGAACGTCTACAACGACATCATGGCGCTGCCCGGGATGGGCGGCGGCGGAGGCGGGGGCGACAGCGCCGCAGACATCAAGGCGCGCGAGCGCGCCAAGGGTCCGCGCGGCAAGGTCGCGTGGATCGACGGCCTGTTCGAGTTCCTGTCGGACTCGTTCCGCCCCATCCTCGGCGCCCTGCTCGGGGCATCCTTCTTCATCACCTTCATGGCCCTGATGTCGACGCTCGGCGTCATCGGCAACTGGGCCGACCCGCGCACCGTGCTGCCGCCGTCCTGGCAGTTCGTGAACCTCATGTGGCAGTCGGTGTTCGTGTTCCTGCCGCTGCTGGTCGCCTATAACGCGGCCAAGAAGGTCGGTGCCGACCCGTGGGTGGGCTTCGCCGTCATGGCCGTGGTCATGCTCCCGGGGTTCACCGCCCTCGCCGCGAATCCCGAGGCGAGCACGATCGTCGCGTTCGGCAGCGAGGTCACCGTCATCCCGATCTTCGGCGTGCCGCTGACGATCTTCGACTACAGCTCGCAGGTGTTCCCGCCACTGCTCATGGCCGCGGTCCTCGGGCCGCTCTACCGGGGGTTGAAGAAGATCATCCCCGACAACCTGCAGCTGATCTTCGTGCCGTTCCTCGCGATGCTCGTGATGATCCCGCTCACCGCGTTCCTCATCGGCCCGATCGGCGTGTACGTCGGCGCGTGGCTCGCGCAGGGCCTGGCCGCCATCAACACATGGTCGCCGTTCGTCTTCGCGATCCTCATCCCGCTCGCCTACCCGTTCATGGTGCCGCTCGGCCTGCACTGGCCGATCAACGCGATCATGCTGCTGAACATCCAGACGCTCGGCTACGACTTCATCCAGGGGCCCATGGGCGCGTGGAACTTCGCGTGCTTCGGCGCCACCGCCGGCGTGCTCGTGCTGGCCTGGCGCGAACGCGACAAGCAGATGAGGCAGACGGCGACCGGCGCGCTCGCCGCGGGGCTGTTCGGCGGCATCTCGGAACCGTCGCTGTACGGCATCCATCTGCGCTTCAAGCGCATCTATCCACGGATGCTGGTCGGCTGCGCCGTCGGCGGAATCATCATCGGCGTCGGCGGCGGAGTGAAGACGCAGGCGTTCGTGTTCACGTCGCTGCTGACGATCCCCGCGTTCGACAACATCCTGCTGTACACGATCGCGATCGGCGCGGCCTTCGCGACCTCGATGGTCCTGGTGATGCTGTCGGGCTACAAGCCGAAGGAGGCCAAGGCGGTCGCCGAGGCGGGCGTCACGGTCGCCGACATCGCTTCGCGCAAGGGCGGCGAGAGCTCGGACACGCTCATCGCGGCCGCCGCTCCCCGCACCGTCAACCCCGCCGACGTCGCGCTGCACGTGCTGTCGCCGCTCGCGGGCACCGTGGTGCCGCTGTCGGAGGTGCCCGACCCCGTGTTCGGCAGCGGCACGATGGGCCCCGGCGCCGCGATCGAGCCGAGCGGCGACACGGTCTACGCCCCCGGCCCCGGACTCGTGGCCGCCGCCCAGCCGACCGGGCACGCGTTCGGCCTCGTGCTGGACGGCGACGTCGAGCTGCTGATCCACGTCGGCATCGACACGGTGAACCTCAAGGGCGAGGGGTTCACCGTCCACGTCAAGAACGGAGACCGGATCGACGAGGGGACGCCGCTGGTGACCTTCGACCGGTCGGTCATCGAGGCGGCAGGCTACCCGCTCATCACGCCGGTCATCGTGCTCAACGCCGAGCAGTTCGGCGACGTGCGTCCGGCGGTCAAGGGTGCGGTCACGCCCGGCGCTCCGCTCATCGAGGTCATCGCCAAGCAGGAGGCGCCGAAGGTCTGA
- a CDS encoding heavy metal translocating P-type ATPase gives MSTGHGHDEHAEPTHPHNHPGRTQSAHDDVSREHHRHTGHDAPTDVAAPAAQDEHAAHENRDARATAGHDAHTGHAGHDAHAGNDAHAGHGSHGGGHDHMGHVARFRRLFWIMLAIALPVVAFSPMFAMLLGYPLPDAAWASWISPVLGTVMYVWGGSPFLTGAVSELRARQPGMMLLVGLAITVAFLASWGATLGILHHQLEFWWELALLIVIMLLGHWIEMRSLAQTTSALDSLAALLPDEAERVDGDTTVTVSPADLAVDDIVVVRPGGRVPADGTVVQGSASVDESMITGESRAVRRSEGDTVVAGTVATDSGLRVRITAVGDETALAGIQRMVSDAQASSSRAQRLADRAAGWLFWFALGSAAITAAVWSAIGLPDEAVVRTITVLVIACPHALGLAIPLVVSIATERAAKAGVLVKDRLALESMRTVDTVLFDKTGTLTKGAPAVSAVEVAGGRDADEVLALAAAAESDSEHPLARAIVAAAADRGIRVPASGDFSSSPAVGVTAAVDGRTVRVGGPHLLAEEGAAELPVTRAWHDEGAIVLHVLVDGEVAGALRLADEIRPESREAVDALHARGVQVVMITGDAEAVAASVAGELGIDRYFAGVRPEDKANAVKELQTEGRRVAMVGDGVNDAPALAQADVGLAIGAGTDVAIASAGVILAGSDPRAVLSVIELSHASYRKMTQNLWWAAGYNLISVPLAAGILAPIGFVLPMSVGAIMMSLSTVVVALNAQLLRRLDLSPEAVVARDRG, from the coding sequence ATGAGCACCGGACACGGTCACGACGAGCACGCGGAACCGACCCACCCGCACAACCACCCCGGCCGCACGCAGAGCGCACACGACGACGTGTCGCGCGAGCACCACCGGCACACCGGGCATGACGCCCCTACCGACGTCGCCGCCCCCGCCGCGCAGGACGAGCACGCCGCACACGAGAACCGCGACGCGCGCGCCACCGCAGGCCACGACGCCCACACCGGCCACGCTGGGCACGACGCCCACGCCGGAAACGACGCACACGCCGGGCACGGTTCGCACGGCGGCGGGCACGACCACATGGGCCATGTGGCGCGCTTCCGCCGCCTGTTCTGGATCATGCTGGCGATCGCGCTGCCCGTCGTGGCGTTCTCGCCGATGTTCGCGATGCTGCTCGGGTACCCGCTGCCCGATGCCGCGTGGGCGTCGTGGATCTCTCCCGTCCTCGGGACGGTCATGTACGTGTGGGGCGGGAGCCCCTTCCTGACCGGCGCGGTGAGCGAACTGCGTGCGCGACAGCCCGGCATGATGCTGCTGGTCGGACTGGCCATCACGGTGGCGTTCCTCGCCTCGTGGGGCGCGACGCTCGGCATCCTGCACCACCAGCTCGAGTTCTGGTGGGAGCTGGCGCTGCTGATCGTCATCATGCTGCTCGGCCACTGGATCGAGATGCGCTCCCTGGCCCAGACGACCTCGGCGCTGGACTCGCTCGCCGCGCTCCTGCCCGACGAGGCCGAGCGCGTCGACGGCGACACGACGGTGACGGTCTCGCCCGCCGACCTCGCGGTCGACGACATCGTCGTGGTGCGGCCGGGCGGACGCGTCCCGGCCGACGGCACCGTCGTGCAGGGATCGGCGAGCGTGGACGAGTCCATGATCACGGGCGAGTCGCGCGCGGTGCGCCGCTCCGAGGGCGACACCGTCGTCGCGGGCACCGTCGCGACCGACTCGGGCCTGCGCGTGCGCATCACCGCCGTCGGCGACGAGACGGCTCTCGCGGGCATCCAGCGCATGGTGTCGGACGCGCAGGCGTCGTCATCGCGCGCGCAGCGGCTCGCCGACCGGGCGGCGGGGTGGCTGTTCTGGTTCGCGCTGGGCAGCGCCGCGATCACGGCGGCGGTGTGGAGCGCGATCGGGCTGCCGGACGAGGCGGTCGTCCGCACGATCACCGTCCTCGTGATCGCGTGCCCCCACGCGCTGGGCCTCGCGATCCCCCTCGTGGTCTCGATCGCGACCGAGCGCGCCGCCAAGGCCGGCGTGCTGGTGAAGGACCGGCTGGCGCTCGAGAGCATGCGCACCGTCGACACCGTGCTGTTCGACAAGACCGGCACCCTGACCAAGGGCGCACCGGCGGTGTCGGCCGTCGAGGTCGCCGGCGGCCGCGACGCCGACGAGGTGCTCGCCCTCGCGGCGGCGGCGGAGTCGGATTCCGAGCACCCGCTCGCGCGGGCCATCGTCGCGGCGGCGGCCGACCGCGGGATCCGCGTTCCGGCATCCGGCGACTTCTCGTCCTCCCCCGCCGTCGGGGTCACGGCCGCCGTCGACGGACGCACCGTGCGCGTCGGCGGACCGCACCTGCTCGCCGAGGAGGGCGCCGCCGAGCTGCCCGTCACACGGGCCTGGCACGACGAGGGCGCCATCGTGCTGCACGTGCTCGTCGACGGCGAGGTCGCGGGCGCGCTGCGCCTCGCCGACGAGATCCGACCGGAATCGCGCGAAGCCGTCGACGCCCTCCACGCCCGCGGCGTCCAGGTCGTCATGATCACCGGCGACGCCGAAGCGGTCGCCGCATCGGTCGCGGGCGAACTCGGCATCGACCGCTACTTCGCCGGCGTCCGCCCCGAGGACAAGGCGAACGCGGTGAAGGAGCTGCAGACCGAGGGCCGTCGCGTCGCCATGGTGGGCGACGGCGTCAACGACGCCCCCGCGCTCGCCCAGGCCGACGTCGGCCTCGCGATCGGCGCCGGCACGGATGTCGCCATCGCGTCGGCGGGCGTGATCCTCGCCGGCTCCGACCCGCGCGCCGTACTCTCGGTGATCGAGCTGTCGCACGCGTCGTATCGCAAGATGACGCAGAACCTGTGGTGGGCGGCCGGGTACAACCTCATCTCGGTGCCGCTGGCCGCCGGCATCCTCGCGCCCATCGGGTTCGTGCTGCCGATGTCGGTGGGGGCGATCATGATGTCGCTGTCCACGGTGGTCGTGGCCCTCAACGCGCAGCTGCTGCGGCGCCTCGACCTGTCGCCCGAGGCCGTCGTCGCCCGCGACCGGGGCTGA
- a CDS encoding DUF2207 domain-containing protein: MPVLTGILVALALAAGLLATGAAPAAAATSDTAAPGVVTAGVDDFTFASMDVEYTLGRADDGTSTLTVVETFVAQFPGFDQNRGMRRSIPDSYLGIPLFPHLVSITDGEGDPRPSEVDSSDGYYSMTSRADDFVLGSQTYVFTYTLENVTRFFDDTGVDEFYWDVNGDQWRQPFGRVSVALIVPPELAGALTGDRACYAGYTGSTDQCEITADAAEDGSQVIAASVSDVGPYQTMTIAVAFEAGTFTPFDTSYFASVWGWLQALAAAALVAVLAATIWVRRRFLSDEPGRPTIIAEYTPPPAIDALESAVLLSKTSKAIPAEVLEQAVVGSIRIVEGRPRWFGGTRLTAELIDPSRADGDGRMLLAALFPYGRPGESYEFGKSDKRLSSAAQRILATATKELRRRGLRRRVPGAARSLPVLGVVATGALVAFLGFMGMERGMNPLAPFAVIVGAAVAVLIVVGMVSRRPLTAKGAETRDHLAGLKVFIEWAEADRIRMLQSPQGAERVRVDVDDPRQMLKLYETLLPYAVVFGQEKEWAEQLAVMYGPGNSPGWYSGTRAFNAAAFSQGISNLSASTSSSASSSGGSGGGGSAGGGGGGGGGGGV, encoded by the coding sequence ATGCCGGTGCTCACCGGCATCCTGGTCGCACTCGCGCTCGCCGCGGGTCTGCTCGCGACCGGCGCGGCGCCGGCCGCCGCCGCCACGTCCGACACTGCGGCGCCCGGCGTCGTCACGGCCGGCGTGGACGACTTCACGTTCGCGAGCATGGACGTCGAGTACACGCTCGGCCGCGCCGACGACGGCACGAGCACTCTGACGGTCGTCGAGACGTTCGTCGCGCAGTTCCCCGGCTTCGACCAGAACCGCGGCATGCGCCGCAGCATCCCCGACTCGTATCTGGGCATCCCGCTCTTCCCGCATCTGGTGTCGATCACCGACGGCGAGGGTGATCCTCGGCCGTCCGAGGTCGACAGCTCGGACGGGTACTACTCCATGACCTCGCGCGCCGACGACTTCGTGCTCGGCTCGCAGACCTACGTGTTCACGTACACGCTCGAGAACGTCACGCGATTCTTCGACGACACCGGCGTCGACGAGTTCTACTGGGACGTCAACGGCGACCAGTGGCGGCAGCCATTCGGGCGCGTCTCGGTGGCGCTCATCGTGCCGCCCGAGCTCGCGGGCGCGCTCACCGGGGACCGGGCCTGCTACGCCGGGTACACGGGGTCGACCGACCAGTGCGAGATCACGGCGGATGCCGCGGAGGACGGGTCCCAGGTCATCGCGGCATCCGTGTCGGATGTCGGCCCATACCAGACGATGACGATCGCGGTCGCGTTCGAAGCCGGGACGTTCACTCCCTTCGACACGTCGTACTTCGCCTCGGTGTGGGGCTGGCTGCAGGCGCTCGCCGCCGCGGCGCTCGTGGCGGTGCTCGCGGCGACGATCTGGGTGCGCCGCCGGTTCCTCAGCGACGAGCCGGGGCGCCCGACGATCATCGCCGAGTACACGCCGCCGCCGGCGATCGACGCGCTCGAGAGCGCCGTGCTGCTCAGCAAGACGAGCAAGGCCATCCCCGCCGAGGTGCTCGAGCAGGCGGTCGTGGGCAGCATCCGCATCGTCGAGGGGCGACCGCGCTGGTTCGGCGGCACGCGGCTGACCGCCGAGCTCATCGATCCGTCCCGTGCGGACGGCGACGGGCGGATGCTGCTCGCCGCGCTCTTCCCGTACGGGCGCCCGGGCGAGTCGTACGAGTTCGGCAAGAGCGACAAGCGGCTGTCGTCGGCGGCGCAACGGATCCTGGCCACCGCGACCAAGGAGCTGCGGCGACGGGGCCTGCGCCGGCGGGTCCCGGGGGCGGCGCGCTCGCTGCCGGTCCTCGGAGTGGTCGCGACGGGAGCGCTGGTGGCGTTCCTCGGCTTCATGGGCATGGAGCGCGGGATGAACCCGCTGGCGCCGTTCGCCGTCATCGTGGGCGCGGCCGTCGCGGTGCTGATCGTCGTGGGCATGGTCTCGCGTCGACCGCTGACGGCGAAGGGTGCCGAGACGCGCGACCACCTCGCCGGGCTGAAGGTGTTCATCGAGTGGGCCGAGGCCGACCGCATCCGGATGCTGCAGTCGCCGCAAGGCGCGGAGCGCGTGCGGGTCGACGTCGACGATCCCCGTCAGATGCTGAAGCTGTACGAGACGCTGCTGCCGTATGCGGTGGTCTTCGGGCAGGAGAAGGAGTGGGCCGAGCAGCTGGCGGTGATGTACGGGCCCGGCAACAGCCCTGGCTGGTACTCGGGCACACGGGCGTTCAACGCCGCGGCGTTCTCGCAGGGCATCTCGAACCTGTCGGCGAGCACGTCGTCGTCGGCCTCGTCGTCCGGCGGCTCGGGCGGCGGGGGGTCGGCGGGCGGCGGTGGCGGCGGCGGAGGCGGCGGCGGGGTGTGA
- a CDS encoding Hsp20/alpha crystallin family protein translates to MATYDPFRDLDRLASGFFDVRRGPRRMPMDLYRDGDHYVLTADLPGIDPGSVDIDVDGQLLTIRAERTLTTGEGVKWITREREAASFIRQLNLGQGIDTERIAATYSNGVLSVTIPVSEKAKPRKIEVATDEGSPVIKAHESAEGPQPVDQ, encoded by the coding sequence ATGGCAACCTATGACCCGTTCCGCGACCTCGACCGACTGGCTTCGGGCTTCTTCGACGTGCGTCGCGGCCCGCGCCGCATGCCGATGGACCTGTACCGCGACGGTGACCACTACGTGCTCACCGCCGACCTGCCCGGCATCGACCCGGGCTCGGTCGACATCGACGTCGACGGCCAGCTGCTGACGATCCGCGCCGAGCGCACGCTCACCACCGGCGAGGGCGTCAAGTGGATCACCCGCGAGCGCGAGGCGGCGAGCTTCATCCGCCAGCTGAACCTCGGCCAGGGCATCGACACCGAACGCATCGCGGCCACCTACAGCAACGGTGTGCTCAGCGTCACGATCCCGGTGAGCGAGAAGGCCAAGCCGCGCAAGATCGAGGTGGCCACCGACGAGGGCTCTCCGGTCATCAAGGCGCACGAGTCCGCCGAGGGACCCCAGCCCGTCGACCAGTGA
- a CDS encoding MarR family winged helix-turn-helix transcriptional regulator, protein MTDRRLAVDAWESLFRAQHEVFAEISTDFEGSELSQAEYDVLLTVTRGDDMTAKLRDVTARMLISQPSVSRLVDRMVTRGLLTKCADPGDGRGALVTATEEGAAAFRKVASQHARSIASRMSKLTTDELTQLRDLTAKLRDGDAD, encoded by the coding sequence ATGACTGACCGCCGCCTCGCCGTCGATGCATGGGAGAGCCTGTTCCGGGCGCAGCACGAGGTGTTCGCCGAGATCAGCACCGACTTCGAGGGATCCGAGCTGTCTCAGGCCGAGTACGACGTGCTGCTGACGGTGACCCGCGGCGACGACATGACCGCGAAGCTGCGGGACGTCACGGCGCGGATGCTGATCAGCCAGCCGAGCGTGTCCCGCCTGGTCGACCGCATGGTCACCCGCGGGCTCCTCACCAAGTGCGCCGATCCCGGCGACGGCCGCGGCGCGCTCGTCACCGCCACCGAAGAGGGCGCGGCCGCCTTCCGCAAGGTCGCGTCGCAGCACGCCCGCTCCATCGCATCGCGCATGTCGAAGCTCACCACCGACGAGCTGACACAGCTGCGCGACCTCACCGCGAAGCTGCGCGACGGCGACGCGGACTGA